From a region of the Pontixanthobacter gangjinensis genome:
- a CDS encoding L,D-transpeptidase family protein, with amino-acid sequence MTTSKIFRISLLAVASATIALPVGLAAQSSATKAPENLIPQQPAIASVPVDAEDDVVVSDAVLDGIDAMAKDESPALQSWSIENARALAAIVEGVDEEGLKPADYNLLGLRAAIEAGPSSALNEIASKSFQYLVEDLRDGRTPMDARKQWFVFDPDQDRYPTKKLMSEALESGDMAGVLSKIMPEHPDYQRLKGELAKTPATNPARQKLIRANMDRWRWLARDLGGQYLMTNVPEFQLRLTVNDKIIRTYRTVVGKPGRTATPQIAESVEGVIFNPTWTVPQSIVKGEGLGARVLANPAWGRARGYKASRGANGWVSVVQQPGPSNSLGLMKLDMPNKHAIFFHDTPSRHLFKNDARALSHGCIRTERATELAIALAILQGGLTADEGVEKLKSGVYTKVPFQKTMPAYITYFTMAQNIDGELTTFSDIYGRDAAVLASLDAPRKANRSRVTDEQVIVIEDNLRDS; translated from the coding sequence GTGACGACCAGCAAGATTTTCCGGATTTCACTTTTGGCCGTGGCAAGCGCCACAATTGCTTTGCCGGTGGGCTTGGCGGCGCAATCCAGCGCTACCAAAGCGCCGGAGAACTTAATTCCTCAGCAACCAGCAATTGCCAGCGTTCCGGTGGACGCCGAAGATGATGTGGTTGTGTCTGACGCGGTCCTCGACGGTATTGATGCGATGGCGAAAGACGAAAGCCCAGCCTTGCAAAGCTGGAGCATTGAAAACGCGCGCGCTTTAGCTGCGATTGTGGAGGGGGTCGACGAAGAAGGCCTAAAGCCGGCAGACTATAATTTACTCGGCCTGCGGGCTGCGATCGAAGCCGGGCCCAGCTCCGCGCTCAATGAAATCGCGTCAAAATCTTTTCAATATCTCGTGGAAGATTTGCGCGACGGGCGCACTCCAATGGATGCGCGCAAACAATGGTTTGTGTTTGATCCCGACCAAGACCGTTATCCTACGAAGAAGCTGATGTCAGAGGCCCTCGAATCGGGCGATATGGCAGGTGTACTTTCCAAAATCATGCCTGAGCATCCTGACTATCAGCGTTTGAAGGGAGAGCTGGCGAAGACGCCGGCGACCAATCCTGCGCGTCAAAAACTGATCCGCGCTAACATGGACCGATGGCGCTGGCTCGCGCGCGACTTGGGTGGCCAATATTTGATGACCAATGTCCCCGAATTTCAGCTGCGACTGACGGTGAATGACAAGATTATCCGGACCTACCGGACCGTGGTGGGCAAGCCGGGCCGCACCGCTACGCCGCAAATTGCCGAGAGCGTCGAGGGCGTCATATTCAATCCGACTTGGACAGTGCCGCAGTCAATAGTGAAGGGCGAAGGCCTGGGTGCTCGTGTTCTGGCCAATCCGGCTTGGGGCCGCGCGCGCGGCTATAAGGCGTCTCGTGGGGCGAATGGCTGGGTCAGTGTGGTTCAGCAACCTGGACCAAGTAATTCGCTCGGGCTGATGAAGCTCGACATGCCCAACAAACATGCAATCTTTTTCCATGACACACCGTCACGGCATTTGTTCAAAAACGATGCGCGGGCTCTGAGCCATGGCTGCATCCGCACAGAACGGGCGACTGAGTTGGCGATTGCATTGGCGATTTTGCAAGGAGGGCTGACAGCCGATGAGGGCGTCGAGAAGCTGAAATCGGGCGTGTATACGAAAGTGCCATTCCAAAAGACCATGCCCGCCTACATCACCTATTTCACAATGGCACAAAACATTGATGGTGAGCTGACTACATTCTCGGATATTTACGGTCGCGATGCGGCTGTTTTGGCGAGCCTGGATGCACCACGAAAAGCAAACAGGTCACGCGTAACCGACGAACAGGTGATCGTGATCGAGGATAATTTGCGTGACAGCTGA
- a CDS encoding murein L,D-transpeptidase catalytic domain-containing protein, with amino-acid sequence MNRRDLIKGSLLVGATLAVPTRLPAQARNGLPRDAKLAAIAKQAQAKAGSMLWRNDIVGIADYGLHSSQPRFHFVNLEAGTVNSHLVSHGDGSDPEHDGWLNWFSNVNGSHCSSKGTYATYGWYTGRYGTSIRLEGLEATNSNALDRAIVMHRAKYAERTHLEKWGRLGRSNGCFAMGDADFKLALLQLGGGRVIHADSLGLQEDGTIVVPPTINAPIDLKILQPENPTGIEQINPGVY; translated from the coding sequence ATGAACAGACGCGATCTCATCAAAGGCTCTCTACTGGTTGGTGCGACACTAGCCGTTCCAACCCGCCTTCCTGCTCAGGCACGCAATGGCTTGCCTCGCGATGCCAAATTGGCTGCAATCGCCAAGCAGGCACAAGCCAAGGCGGGCAGTATGCTGTGGCGTAACGATATCGTGGGCATCGCCGATTACGGCTTACATTCATCACAACCGCGCTTCCATTTTGTGAATCTAGAGGCTGGAACGGTCAATTCCCATTTGGTCAGCCATGGTGACGGATCAGATCCCGAACATGATGGCTGGCTCAATTGGTTCTCAAACGTGAACGGCTCGCATTGTTCAAGCAAGGGCACATACGCAACCTATGGCTGGTACACTGGCCGTTATGGAACTTCGATCCGGCTTGAAGGGTTGGAGGCAACCAATTCTAACGCGCTCGATCGGGCAATTGTAATGCACCGAGCCAAATATGCCGAGCGTACCCATCTGGAAAAATGGGGCCGATTGGGTCGTTCGAATGGATGCTTCGCGATGGGCGATGCGGACTTCAAGCTGGCTCTGCTGCAACTTGGCGGTGGACGCGTTATCCATGCCGATAGCCTAGGATTGCAAGAAGACGGAACTATCGTTGTCCCGCCAACTATCAACGCACCGATAGACCTGAAAATATTGCAACCTGAGAACCCGACCGGGATCGAGCAAATCAACCCCGGAGTTTATTAA
- a CDS encoding histone deacetylase family protein — protein MLHVVHHADYMAPPPERGTFKFDKYQLVMMELRSSGMPMTEHAPEPMPREWLEAVHCPDYVEQVFTSTVPKEKERRIGFPVTTHISSRVRHTNGGTWLAAMLAKEFGYAANSAAGSHHALYASGAGYCVFNDLAVTANRLIAQSDARRILIVDLDVHQGDGTASLTAGRQDIFTLSVHAEKNFPVRKARSSLDIGLNDEVGDDEYLAALEQHLPTVLDQFAPDIVLYQAGVDPHVDDRLGRLALTDRGLERRDRYVINEARKRRLPIASALGGGYGADQRAVAARHARSMLAMADENTRFGAQK, from the coding sequence ATGCTCCATGTCGTTCATCATGCCGATTACATGGCACCGCCGCCCGAACGCGGCACGTTCAAGTTCGACAAATACCAATTGGTGATGATGGAGCTGCGCAGCAGCGGAATGCCGATGACCGAGCACGCGCCGGAACCAATGCCGCGCGAATGGCTGGAGGCAGTGCATTGCCCCGACTATGTCGAGCAAGTGTTCACTTCGACCGTACCTAAGGAAAAGGAACGCCGTATCGGCTTCCCGGTCACCACGCACATTTCGAGCCGCGTGCGCCATACAAATGGAGGTACATGGCTCGCAGCCATGTTGGCAAAAGAGTTTGGATATGCCGCGAATAGCGCAGCCGGTAGCCATCATGCATTGTATGCCAGCGGCGCGGGCTATTGCGTGTTTAACGATTTGGCCGTGACCGCAAACAGATTGATTGCACAGAGTGATGCGCGGCGCATCCTGATCGTCGACCTCGACGTTCATCAGGGTGATGGCACCGCCAGCCTGACTGCGGGTCGCCAGGACATTTTCACGCTCTCCGTCCATGCGGAGAAGAATTTCCCCGTTCGCAAGGCCCGCTCCAGCCTCGATATCGGCCTCAATGACGAAGTGGGCGATGATGAATATCTGGCGGCTCTGGAACAGCATCTTCCCACCGTGCTGGATCAATTTGCCCCTGATATTGTTTTGTACCAAGCGGGTGTAGACCCGCATGTCGATGATAGGCTTGGGCGTCTTGCTCTAACTGACAGAGGATTGGAGCGCCGTGATCGTTATGTTATCAACGAGGCCCGCAAAAGGCGGTTGCCGATCGCAAGCGCGTTAGGCGGTGGGTACGGCGCCGACCAACGCGCGGTCGCTGCACGCCATGCTCGTTCGATGTTGGCGATGGCGGATGAAAATACGCGCTTTGGCGCTCAGAAATAG
- a CDS encoding thioredoxin family protein yields the protein MKIYAALLACCALALPGCSSFDQTSPNSIGAEAHPEARLYDALRNAKVDVDAALLSAEAGGKLVMIVMGANWCHDSRAFAGWTETPKIGGLIREEYELVFVNVGMPQTKDGHNLDVAERFGIEVVGTPTVLIVSPIGEPINADTAGTWRNAATRSEDEIYDELAGYANAVG from the coding sequence ATGAAAATATACGCTGCGTTGCTCGCCTGCTGTGCGCTCGCATTGCCGGGCTGCAGCTCCTTTGATCAGACTTCGCCAAATTCAATTGGCGCAGAAGCACATCCCGAAGCCCGTTTATATGACGCATTGCGCAACGCCAAAGTGGATGTTGATGCGGCACTTTTGAGCGCTGAAGCCGGCGGCAAACTGGTCATGATCGTCATGGGCGCAAACTGGTGCCACGATAGCCGCGCCTTTGCCGGATGGACCGAAACGCCCAAGATCGGCGGTCTGATACGGGAAGAATACGAATTGGTGTTTGTAAATGTCGGCATGCCGCAAACCAAAGACGGGCATAATCTGGACGTTGCAGAACGATTCGGCATAGAAGTTGTCGGCACGCCGACTGTTCTCATCGTCTCGCCAATCGGAGAACCGATTAATGCCGATACCGCAGGGACTTGGCGAAACGCGGCGACCCGCAGTGAGGACGAAATTTACGACGAACTGGCAGGCTACGCTAACGCCGTAGGATAG